In Vigna unguiculata cultivar IT97K-499-35 chromosome 3, ASM411807v1, whole genome shotgun sequence, a single genomic region encodes these proteins:
- the LOC114176527 gene encoding ribulose bisphosphate carboxylase small chain clone 512-like isoform X1: MSAATFSAQVAGAGFVGLKSNSSSLCQISGSITWKRKIASNSSKTYCMKNLFQTWNPINNKKFETLSYLPPLSDESIAKEIDYMIKKGWIPCLEFDELGCIRRENSHMPGYYDGRYWTLWKLPMFGCSESSQVLNEIHECRKAYPNAYIRCLAFDNKRHMQSMAFIIHTPSTT; this comes from the exons ATGTCTGCTGCAACTTTTTCAGCTCAGGTTGCTGGAGCTGGCTTTGTTGGCTTGAAGTCCAACTCATCAAGTCTCTGCCAAATTTCAGGATCTATAACATGGAAAAGGAAGATTGCTTCCAACTCTTCTAAGACTTACTGCATGAAG aaCTTGTTTCAGACATGGAATCCCATCAACAACAAGAAGTTCGAAACACTGTCCTACCTGCCACCTCTTTCAGATGAATCCATTGCAAAGGAGATTGACTACATGATCAAAAAGGGATGGATTCCTTGCCTTGAATTTGACGAG TTGGGGTGTATTCGTAGGGAAAACAGCCATATGCCAGGGTACTATGATGGGAGGTATTGGACATTGTGGAAGCTTCCAATGTTTGGTTGCAGTGAGTCTTCTCAAGTTCTGAACGAAATCCATGAATGCAGAAAGGCATATCCAAATGCATATATACGTTGCTTAGCATTTGACAACAAGCGTCACATGCAGTCTATGGCCTTTATCATTCACACACCTTCTACCACTTGA
- the LOC114176527 gene encoding ribulose bisphosphate carboxylase small chain clone 512-like isoform X2: MSAATFSAQVAGAGFVGLKSNSSSLCQISGSITWKRKIASNSSKTYCMKTWNPINNKKFETLSYLPPLSDESIAKEIDYMIKKGWIPCLEFDELGCIRRENSHMPGYYDGRYWTLWKLPMFGCSESSQVLNEIHECRKAYPNAYIRCLAFDNKRHMQSMAFIIHTPSTT, encoded by the exons ATGTCTGCTGCAACTTTTTCAGCTCAGGTTGCTGGAGCTGGCTTTGTTGGCTTGAAGTCCAACTCATCAAGTCTCTGCCAAATTTCAGGATCTATAACATGGAAAAGGAAGATTGCTTCCAACTCTTCTAAGACTTACTGCATGAAG ACATGGAATCCCATCAACAACAAGAAGTTCGAAACACTGTCCTACCTGCCACCTCTTTCAGATGAATCCATTGCAAAGGAGATTGACTACATGATCAAAAAGGGATGGATTCCTTGCCTTGAATTTGACGAG TTGGGGTGTATTCGTAGGGAAAACAGCCATATGCCAGGGTACTATGATGGGAGGTATTGGACATTGTGGAAGCTTCCAATGTTTGGTTGCAGTGAGTCTTCTCAAGTTCTGAACGAAATCCATGAATGCAGAAAGGCATATCCAAATGCATATATACGTTGCTTAGCATTTGACAACAAGCGTCACATGCAGTCTATGGCCTTTATCATTCACACACCTTCTACCACTTGA